Genomic segment of Gloeocapsa sp. PCC 7428:
AACTCCAGCAGGCTTTTGACATCAGTTCTACGCTCATTACCAAAGTTTTAACACTTTGGGTATATATTATCTCCATGTTCTTGCTATCGTGGCAGCTAACGTTAGTTTCAGGTATGCTCTTTAGCTTGCTATCGGTAGGAATATCAACTTTACTCGGCAGAATTCGAGAAGCCAGTTTTGAAAGGTCAAAAGCAAGTGGTTGGTATACCTCAGTATCGCTCGAATTTATTAATGGAATTCGTACGGTTCAAGCTTTTGCTGCCCAAGACTTTGAGCGCAAGCGGCTTTATGACGCCAACTCGCGACTGTTGCAAGCCACAATTAACTCGATATCGGCGCAAGCATTAGTAGAACCGTTGCGCGAAGGAATCGCCACTGCTATTCTCGTCGGAATGCTCGTGTTAGCATTTGCTTTGTTGATTCCACAGGGAAGTTTACAGGTAGCTTCGTTGCTTACATTTCTCTTTGTTTTGTTTCGTTTGATGCCAACATTGCGCCAAATTGATGGCGCAAGAGTGCAGATGAGCAATCTTCATGGCTCGACGAGAAATATCAAACAGCTGCTCAGAACTGACGACAAACCTTATATCCAAAATGGTAAAGTTCAGTTTGCAGGCTTGAAGCAAGCAATCGAGTTCGTCGCGGTAGATTTTGGTTATGACGCTGCTGAGCCAGTGCTGCATAATATTTCGCTATCAATCAAGCAAGGACAAATGACAGCATTAGTCGGTTCTTCTGGGGCGGGTAAATCGACACTAGTAGATTTAATTCCCCGATTTCACGAACCAACCGCCGGTCAGATTTTCATCGATGGTGTTGACTTGAAAGAATTTAACACCAACTCCTTACGCCGAAAACTCGCTGTTGTTAGCCAAGATACATTTATTTTCAATACTTCGGTGCGTAATAATATCGCTTATGCGGTTGACGATGCAGATGAAGCAGCAATCTGGGAAGCAGCCCGACTGGCGAACGCACTTGAGTTTATTCAAGAGATGCCGCAAGGTTTTGATACTCAATTAGGCGATCGCGGCGTACGGTTATCTGGCGGTCAACGCCAACGCATTGCGATCGCGCGGGCGTTGTTACGCAATCCAGAAATTCTCATCCTCGATGAAGCAACAAGTGCGTTAGATTCTGTCTCCGAACGATTAATTCAAGAATCTTTAGAAAAACTAGCTGTCGGTCGTACCGTGATTGCGATCGCTCACCGCCTTTCCACGATCGTTCGCGCGGATAAAGTTGTTGTCCTTGAAGGAGGACGGATTGTGGAACAAGGGGGCTACCAAGAGCTACTTAGTCAGCGTGGTAAACTGTGGAAGTATCATCAGCTACAACATGAAATGAGTCGCGCATCCTAATATAATTGTGGTGTAACTACTTTTCTAATTCTCAATAGTCTGTTAATCTATACGACAGTAGTCTAGCGCCGCAGCGCTATGGGCAGTTAAAGAAGGTACCATGAGTGAACTTTGGCTGCTCTGGAAGACAGAATAAGTGTGTCTAAAGCTCAAAACTTTACGTAAAACTTTTTAATTTTTAAATAAAGCGCTACTTCGCGTGTTCGTCTATATGAGCGCGCGAAATTTTCATTTCATAAAACTTGATTATGAAAATTTTAATTCTCCTCAATATTGTCTCTTCAGATGGCGGTGGAGCCGAATGGAGCCTTCTCGATGTCTGTCGAGGTTTGGCTGAGAGGGGACATGAACTACATTGCATCTACTGTAAAGAAGGAGATTTACTGCCACACTATCAACAGTTTTGTAAAACGGTAACAAAAGTTTCTACTTATCGCATCCAAGGCTGTAAACCATCATCAAGTATCCGTTTTATTACTTCGCTATTACAAGT
This window contains:
- the hepA gene encoding heterocyst formation ABC transporter subunit HepA, yielding MPSKISLPLRRLLQTTSFWQDNYFILREFKYFRKTAILAVVFTVLSAAFEGFGIGFILSFLQSLISPSAEQIRTGIEWIDIWILGINAPVAERVYRISGLILITTFLRLGFSYLGRLYTRIAASNLAYRLRRLLFEQLLSLRLSYFAKTRSGELINSITSEVLQLQQAFDISSTLITKVLTLWVYIISMFLLSWQLTLVSGMLFSLLSVGISTLLGRIREASFERSKASGWYTSVSLEFINGIRTVQAFAAQDFERKRLYDANSRLLQATINSISAQALVEPLREGIATAILVGMLVLAFALLIPQGSLQVASLLTFLFVLFRLMPTLRQIDGARVQMSNLHGSTRNIKQLLRTDDKPYIQNGKVQFAGLKQAIEFVAVDFGYDAAEPVLHNISLSIKQGQMTALVGSSGAGKSTLVDLIPRFHEPTAGQIFIDGVDLKEFNTNSLRRKLAVVSQDTFIFNTSVRNNIAYAVDDADEAAIWEAARLANALEFIQEMPQGFDTQLGDRGVRLSGGQRQRIAIARALLRNPEILILDEATSALDSVSERLIQESLEKLAVGRTVIAIAHRLSTIVRADKVVVLEGGRIVEQGGYQELLSQRGKLWKYHQLQHEMSRAS